Genomic window (Procambarus clarkii isolate CNS0578487 chromosome 72, FALCON_Pclarkii_2.0, whole genome shotgun sequence):
ACAAACGGATTAACTATAAAACTCACTGGAAACTCGTCACAAAACCTGGAAAGGCGCCACAAAACCTGGAAACTAGTCATAAATAGTGGAAAAACGCAACAAAAGCTGGATACGCACCGCAAAACCTGAAAACTACTCACCCTATTTTATGTCAAAAAACGGCAACTAAGGTGACAGTATGGCGACTAAGCCACCATTGCCTTTCCTGCCTGAATCCGGAAGCAGCGGTGTATTCACACGCTTACATTCCCGTGTGCTATTATATCCCGACTTCCTCGGAATTTAGGAGCATACTAGCCAAAATAACAAACACCATTTTCCCCGCATTTTATCAAAATCTGCAATTTTGTGTCGTCAGCGACAGTTATACTGGAGCACGATGACTAGGCTAAGACGCCTCAGTTCGGATACCTCGGCGAGGCTATCAGTTTCGATGCCTCGATTTGGCTATACCTGGAGTACACTTAACTGTTGTTTGTTCCTAAAATCAACGTCCCTGCGGTCCGGTCTCTTGACTAGTTCTACTGgttagtggtctggtcaaccaggctgttgggcgcAGTTGCTCGTAGCCTAGTTTATAAGGTATCCTTGGGAGGTGTTTATCAAATTATCTTTTGAATACAGTGGAAGATCggttagttatgccccttatatgcAGAGAGAGTGAAAAAAAAGCCTTGGACCCTTGATGTtaatagttctctctcagcgtacctattgcacctctgcatgTCAACGGCGCtactttgcacatcctgccatgcctcgtgGCTTTATATCCGTGGTCATTTTTGGAaccagcccctctattattttccaagtgtaaattattctgcaccccccccccccccgcgcgctCTGAAGCATACAGATTTAAAATGTTTAAGCTGTCACAATAATTTAATGCTTTATTGAGTGGAACCACGCAGTAAAAGAcctttgcacgctctccaggtcaacaatttctccgGCTTTGGATGGGGCtactagtgtgcaacaatattccacccctaGAGAGCATTAGTGTATTAAAACGTATCATCATGTGCATGGCATCCCTTGTTTTTTTCccttgtcatttttcttgcagttgtgacagctactttattatgttataaataaataaaataaatgtttattcaggtaaggtacatacaagagattttacaaaatttgatagatttatagatagagctggtacatacaatgcttaaagccactattacgcaaagcgtttcgggcagaaacgtgcAAAAAAATGCACGTTTTCGGGCAAAAATGTTCTTTGAAGGTAAtgtcttccgacatgattactcctaaatcttttATCTTTTATACTTGGAGTGGGTTCTGTACGTTCTGCTCGCCTGGCCTGGCAGTTTTACTACTTCAACTAGGCTATCGTACAGCGGTTTGGTGTCTCGAGTTGgtaattcagcccgtcctcctaaggtttcccaacatcaagaaaacggttaatttaaagtgtcctaacctgccagaggacccaaaacagaaaacgggacagtacgtcactttcgccaaccgcttccattttctagtacgacaatttttggccttatgtaacgcatgtgagcgaaatgcgacgttctttgtaggaggagaaGGTTGGATAATTACCCCTTTTGGAGGAAACCAGCGCTATTGATAGGTgatgggattcgaacccatttACCTGGCTGGAGGGACCTCATGCTGGGCAACTGCTAAACAACGGTTCCCTCCGAAGATCAGCTGGCACAGTCATACAGCATCCCCTGACAGTTGTGCGGGGGTGAGGTAGCAATGTGTGTCAGCGAGCGAACTGTTCATCTCAAGACAAGCGGTTCGTATACTTAAAATCCGTTGTAACCAGAGATCTTACGCTTGGGTGGATAGCTCTATCAAAGAGCAGCTTAGATGACAGGTCTGGTTAAGATTTATTATATACCAAGAGATTGTTAAAAGTTGTGCTTTAAAGAAGGTAATGGGGAATCACTGTGCAGGATCAACGTAAAGTAAGGATCCaaggacacaatcgacttgagaatggtccaggacggaccgaaacgtcgtcgtccattcactttctagtgtgtggtctggtcaacatatttcagcctattgtgactcctcgtctgcatagggATCCAactctcatattccagctccggtTTAACACCCCAGATGTCTCTTCTTGTGCCGCTAAGCGTTTAGATGTGGCGGGAAAGTAGTTGCGATGGTGTAAGCTGTTAACTCTTATGTTTTAACAACTCCATCCATGCCAGCCTTGCCGTTAAGCTCTGGTCAAGCTGCACTTCCCAAAACCTGCCGTCATTCTTTAGTGCCTTAAAGTTTTGGAGAATCTGAAAAAAAGTATTGAATCGTAAACAAAAAACTTTATCAGGACTTTTTTTTATAGGAAAAAATCATTGGCTAAAACTTCAAGTTGTGTCATAAATTGCTCCATTGTAACCACTGAACCACAACCCTATAGTTTACAAATATTATAAAGTTTGACTCGAATAAGTGCTTCCATGACGCTCTCAAGAACAAAAACATTACAATATTTGTGTGCAGAAATATGCAATAGCCTAGTAAGtaacttccacccccccccctcagcctaTCACTAAGTATTGCAAGCCTAGTAAGTtatcttcctctccctcccccagctTATCACAAGGTCTTGCAAGCCTAGTAAGTTACCCCAGCCTGCCACTAGGTATTGTAAGCTTAGTAAATGTTCCTAGCCTATCACTAAGTATGCCTAGCCTACTAAATGATAACAGAGAATTACATCTCCGTCTATCTTTCATATTCTAAAGCACAGTATTGTGGTAAATATGCAAGCAAACATTAAAATGAAAGTCATTGGACATACAGCTGCAATACACTACACGAGTAAGACAAGcagtgaaggtttcagtgttttGATAAGAAACAATTGACAGAACCCAACGTGCCAGCCCTTTCGAACCTTCAACCTGCTCACTACAACCACACGCCAACCACCAGCCCACGccaaccaacacccacaccacacacgccaACACCTCCCTTCCTCTAAAAAGAGGGGTTCTGGTGCATGGAAAGTGTCAACAGCATTAGTGACACCACGATAGAGTGCGTCAGCGTCTTGAGAAGGATCCCAGATGAGATGCTGCTCACCTGCCACTCAACGCACTGATAGCTACAGTATGTGGAAAATATTGGTGTATTGTACATGGTGctgtggcggtatgtccactcacaggagtgaAGCTACTGAGGCGGTATGTCCGCTCACAGGAGTGAAGTTACtgaggcggtatgtccactcacagaagtGAAGTTACtgaggcggtatgtccactcacagaagtGAAGCTACtgaggcggtatgtccactcactggAGTGAAGCTACtgaggcggtatgtccactcagaaGTGAAGTTACtgaggcggtatgtccactcacaggagtgaAGCTACTGAGGTGGTATGTCTACTCAGAAGTGAAGTTACtgaggcggtatgtccactcacagaagtGAAGCTACTGAGGTGGTATGTCTACTCAGAAGTGAAGTTACtgaggcggtatgtccactcacaggagtgaAGCTACTGAGGTGGTATGTCTACTCAGAAGTGAAGTTACtgaggcggtatgtccactcacaggagtgaAGCTACTGAGGTGGTATGTCTACTCAGAAGTGAAGTTACtgaggcggtatgtccactcacaggagtgaAGCTACtgaggcggtatgtccactcacaggagtgaAGCTACTGAGGTGGTATGTCTACTCAGAAGTGAAGTTACtgaggcggtatgtccactcacaggagtgaggtgaggtgaggtgattaTCAAGGGAAGCGCCtaagcctttacgactatatagtcaCAGGAGTGAAGCTACTGAGGTGGTATGTCTACTCAGAAGTGAAGTTACTGAGGCGGTATGTCTACTCACAGGAGGAATAACTTCTCGAGTTGAAGCAACCGAATATGTAgccgattttatatatatatatatatatatatatatatatatatatatatatatatatatatatatatatatatatatatatatatatatatatatatataatatatatacatacggtTACGCTAAATTGTATTCACTTCTACTCTGCCTATGGAAATGTTAACTGTCGCGAAACGCATATCTTAGCGTCAGGCCAAAATTAAACATTTAGAGAAAAAAATCAAATTAAagttttatttaaataaaaataaaactgcaaattacctcaagcccatcagcaaaaatctgctacagaactataacaaactctgtcttcagataacacacagcccctctgtttaagtcccttaaacatgctaaacatgttaagggacttaagaTTTAAGTGCTCGTCTGCAATGCGTTCTCATAGCACCATCATCTACGGGTGgcaattctgacagatcatcccgTATGAATGATTAACACGGCCTTATATATGCACAACGCTGGCTCTTACATGTATGAACGAGCATACATAACACTCCTTATAtcaataataactcttacaagttgaatatataaatatattaacaaaAGCGTGCCACTTCCTGATTGTATACATAAGTAAATTATTTAACAACTGCTACTTGAATGTTTCACAACATAGGGAATAACTAATGTCACAAGAGGCTGAAACCATGAACCTGCACGGTAAAATTGATATAATATACGTAGTTATGACATAGTGAAACgtcataattaaataaataaatcttagTAAAATATCACTAGGCTGCGAATGACGCATTGCAATTATCCGTTAAACTTGCAGAAACGCCTTGACTCTAAACCCACGGAAACGCGTTACTAATACACATCGTTACGATCTGCTTACCAAGGACTGATACTAGGCGATAATTAAGGTAAATCACATAGACGGCATCGTAGAGAGGTGAACCAAGAGTAGAATTCACCAGCCCCTCAAGTGCAGCCTCACCGGGAAATATTGCCGCCATTAACACGCAGTCTTACGATCCGTGACCTGCCCGACCTCACTGACGGCAGACGGAGTTTTCAATGTGTGCTCTAGTAATGCGTCTCATTTTGGACGTTATGGTCCCTCAACGTACAAAATAgtagtcttgagaatggtccaggacggaccgaaacgtcgtcgtcgcttcactgtctagtgtgtggtctggttaacaaaaTGGTATAAGTAGCGGTTCAGGAATATCCACATTGTCAATGCATGTAACAGTCTAGAACCGATTAGATGTTATAACTCTTTTTATAATGTGACGATTGACAGAACCATCATTTCAAACAATTAACTAAGGTAAGTTCAAAGAAAATTAGGATATTTAAACTTATTACGGACAGAAGTGTATAAGTGTATTTTTAGCGATTGGCACAATGGCTTTCGTACTGTAACCTGCGGTAATGTGGGCACTACAATATAATTACCCAATTGGGTGTAGGGAATAGCACGTTCAAATCCGGCACGCCCGGGAGCAATATCGGCCCGGGTTCGACCCCAGGGCAAGGAGGGATGACGGGGCACCAATCCCCATAACTGTTCGCCATTGATCAATGACCAGTAATTGGGGCACTTGGTTGTAAACCGCTTGAtggatcgtgttccagggaaatctAATAATGTTTCGGATGAGCTGTTTGAACATCATATTACTCTATATGTCTCACCATCAACCCAAACATCGTTTCACATCTGTTTCATCAAACTGACATCCAGGTTTCATCAACAAACTCTCATCCAAATGTGTTTGCTTTCAGTGCGGTACTCGGTGGAGTGTGGAGGAGGGAGCATGGTAGTGAGGGTACCAGTGTCTGGGGTGAAGCAGGTGGAGCTGGACAAATGGGGAGCTCTGCCAGGGTGTGGAGCCAGGCTCCACCACTCCCACTACACCCTCACACTACCCCTCGACGACACCTTGGCTTGCGGCACCACCAGAGTCAGGAACAAGCTCACGGTGAGAATCTATCTGTTAAATTAATTATCGCACCCCCATACCCTATCTGTTGATGGTAGCGGAAGCCGGTCCCCCCTCTCCTAATCCATCTAGTGGCTGGCGGATTGTCCCATGCCAATCCAGTGGGCTTTGGCCATACCCAATCTGTGTGGACGGTGAAGCCCACATACCTATCTTGTTAGGCTTCCATGACTATTGACAGCAGCGGACCTCACAACTTTAAGGCATATGACAGGAATTTGTTGAATGTTTCACTCTGATGAAGCTGTCTGCAGCTTCATCAGAGTGAAACTACTACATGCACTGGTGAAGCTGTTTGCATGGCTTATACTACTTCAACCAATCTGGTGAAGCTGGCTGCATATTTTTTTCCATTAACTGCTACTATATCAGCACCTCTAGTTGTTTTCACCACTTTTGTCCAGTAAGGTGCTAAGATATCACCATCCTCATTCACTGCTAAGATATCATCCCCTTCACCTGTCACTGCTTCACCAGTAACTGCCAAGATATCATCATCTTCAGAAACTACCATTACCGCCAGTAACTAGTAAAATCTCACCACCTCCAGTAAATACTAAGATATCACCATCTCCAGTAAATACTAAgatatcaccacctccagtaaatACTAAgatatcaccacctccagtaactACTAAGATATCACCACCTCCAGCAGTACCTAAAATGTGTTGCAATTGTGGACAGGGGGAGGAGCTGTTCTACCACCGGGTGGCCATCACATCATCCGAGGGAAGGCAGGTGGTACTGGTCAAGTGTCAGGTCGCCCCGAACAACGCCACCCACGACAACATCGTCAAGAGAGATGTTCTTCCGCCTGAGTTCGTGGAACCAGAGTACGTAGTACAGTGAACCTGACGAGCTAGAGTACACAACCCAGTCAACCATACGAGCCACAATACAGTCAACCATATGAGCCAGAATACACAATACAGTCAACCATACGAGCCAGAATACACAATACAGTCAACGTGACGAATCAGAATACACAATACAGTCAACCATACGAGCCAGAATACACAATACAGTCAGCCATACGAGCCAGAATACACAACCCAGTCAACCATACGAGCCAGAATACACAATACAGTCAACCATACGAGCCAGAATACACACCACAGTCAACCATACGAGCCAGAATACACAATACAGTCAACGTGACGAATCAGAATACACAATACAGTCAACCATACGAGCCAGAATACACACCACAGTCAACCATACGAGCCAGAATACACAATACAGTCAACCTGACACTTGTCTCAGGCTACGATGTACCCATAAATACAAATGTAGTAATAGGTGTTGTTTTTACTGTATTTTGTATTCCACGTTGTAAATTTATATATGTAATTCCCCCATTCCTATCCTCTGGGTCTTGAATTTCTCCAGTGGAGTCAAAACTGCTTTGCATGTAAATGCATTTGTGTTGAAATGCCTGGCAGTTAACCTTCGAGATTAGGATATGTCTAGATTACCGAGATTAGGATATGTCTAGATTACCAATAGAGCTTTTTCACTATGATATAATATTTAAAATCTACATGTAAAATATGTAAGAATGATTCTAGATCTAGAAAAAAAGAGATATTGCATCTATATATAAGAATGTTGAAAGATATAATGAACTTATTCCGGCAGCTACATCGAGATCACGTCTGAGGTGACAGGGACCGCGCCCATCCCCATCCTGGGAGTGGGCGTGCGGCAGGACGGGCAGCTGGTTGGCGGCCAGATTAACGTTCGTCCCGGCACACCACTCACCATGGAGGTTTGTCTATAATGTTTACTTGTAGTTAGATATGTGTGTATTTGAATGTATATGTCATTCACTAGGGTAATAGGAGCCTTGAACCCGTGACCTCCAGCATGAGAGACGAGTGCTTTGTCGATTGGGCCACGAGCTAGCTTGCAATATGGAAGGTGAATGAAATTTTACTATTCACAATAAAGGCTCAAAGTTTCAGTTTGGGCACCGGTTTTGTGCCTCTGAAACCCTTCCTTATTTTGGCTACCCCGTGGCCCAGTCGGTAGATTACTCGTCTTTCATTCGTATAATGTTGTGATCAACACAAAGCAACTTTGGAAAAAATAGTAGAGATTTAATAGTAAAGTAGGCTGCCCTTGACACATTTGCTCCCAATACACACATCCCTAACAGCTGGAGGATGACATTCCAGCTGCACTGATACAGGCTTGGTGTAGCTGGGCTTATGTGATGCATAGATCACGTTAATCTGATTTCTTTGAGCataatgtttattattattcTGCATGTTATCAGGTATACCTGGATGACACTTCAGCAGGCACCTATGGCATTTTGATGAGCTACATGGAGGTGACGGACACGGAAAACAAGAAAGAAACCATTATTTTCAATGGGTAAGGGAGATGGCCAGATATAACACTTTTACCGTGGCTTGGGTGCTAAATTAAGTGATTCTTGATGGTTATACCTATAGTGTACCTGAGGTTCTGATTGTCAAGTGAATAATAATTCTCTTGTAATATATCATGACACTAAATTCCTTGCACAATGGAACTGCACAAATATAAAAGGACGTTCAAGGGGGTCGAACCTGAGGAGTTATGAGGAACCTGAGTTCCCTGAGGATCCAGGGATATGTATCCATTGGATCCAGGGATGCATTGTATGGCGTCAATGTTTGTCTCAATAAATTCCTTGCTAAATTAAGTGCCGTTTCTTACAGATGTTCTGTTGACCCTGTGCTGTTCGACAACTTTGTCACAACAACGGGTGACTATGTTTCTGCCAAGTTCCGAGCATTTAAGTTCCCCGAGACAAACTACGTCTTGTTCCGTGGAACTGTAGACATCTGCTTGGACAGGTGTCAGGGGGTGAGTCAGCTGCTTTGACATTTCTCTTGTTATCTTGTAATGTACAATTACAAGATAACAAGATCTTATCTATTTGTATTATTTGTAAGATCTGTTTAAGATCTATTTGTAATTGTTAATTTCTTTTATTTGACAGCACATACATAGGTACATTGTCTTTTTAGAGGAATTTGTTTTATAACTTATGTAGGCATATTCTTTAACTCAAAGAAAATTTCCTAAGATTAGAGTCTTGTTCTGCATGACATCCCCCTTTTAATATGTATATTTAATATCTTGTACTCCGTACATAAATAACATTTTTCATCAATTTTTCAAATGGATCAACCAATTTGAGAAATCAAATAAGCACTCTTAAGAAAGGGCAGAACTTATACTAAAGATATAATGTAATTTTGTTTCCCTCAAACACACATTTAATTATAATATGTATGCACTTCAGTGTATGACTTAATgacactaaacaaaattaaatgaagaaatccacaagggccgtgacgagaatttGAAGAATCCTCATcacaacccttgtggatttgctcatttgatgcatcacgctattgtgatttttgtgtactaaaaggaaatgtatatgtttatctctcagaatgtttagtaatatgtttattgtttgtgatgtgtgcctatgtatgtattaacacgatgtactgaacggggtgagaatagcttgagctacctcatccctttgtgtgtattttacctcaataaacttatttcaatttcaatttctgtgTACTAAACAATATTATTCAACAGATTGCGTGCAGTAATGGTCAACTTGGCTTCGGGCGGCGGCGGCGTGAAGTTGTCGGCCAGTCTGTTGACCCGAACAAGATATTCGAAGTCACGATGACCACTTTCTTAAAACTGGACGAAACACTCAACAGTACAAGCAAAGCAGGCCTTACAGACTTGGCCAAGGACATGGTAGGCCAAGTAACTAAAGGTGTAGCAGCAGTTGAGCGCGCCCTTGTAGACGCAGAGTCATCTCTGCCTTGGAGCCGGTCAGCGGCTGGGGGCGAGCCCCCATTCCAGTCTAGTGAAGGAAACGAGCCAGTATTTATTTACTACAGTCACAATGGTGTACACATTTACACTCAAAGTCTGTTCTTTGTGATGGTAGCTGCCCTTCTTGTGGTCTTTGGCCACTAAGGCTTTTCAAGAACGACTGTTTGaaataaacctggatatgtgtgGGTGCAATTATTAATCACTGGTTAATGAACAACACTATCTGATTGCACTTCAGCTCAATACTTGCTTTACCTACTATTTGTCAGTGTTCAAAATAAGTTATTCACTGATCTACATAGGTTTtcaaaaagtttgcatttctcttttttatatctttatatatgtatacacaagcacaaactcttgtatatGTGTATGAAAGAATCAAGGCAGAAACTTAAATATTTTGCTTAAGCATTTTCGTGTTCTTCAGTACATCTCTCTGAAGATTTTGATGAACTGTGTATAATTTCTTACCCAAGCAAAACATAAAGTTTAGTCTGGTTTCTATCATTACACGTTCTGAAATTTTTGCattacatgcatatatatatatatatatatatatatatatatatatatatatatatatatatatatatatatatatatatatatatatatacacacttaagTTAAATAGTTAAAGTTCCCTAAAAAGCCAATTTTTTTAAACATTAAAATATGTATCTAATGGAATGATAGGCTTTTTCACTATAATTTACATGATAGGGATATTTTTTGTTCAAAATTGATTTTGAAGCCTGACCTAAGCCAGAAATTAATATTCTCAACATaacatttttaatatatttaggaTAAGCTAATTGTAAAAtgaatacagtatttaaaaatatacaaaatcgtGCTAGCTGCTACATAAACTAAAATTCATTACTAATAAGTTTATTGTATTTTTTATGTACTGTATTGATACATTCAGTTTAACCTATGATaggtattttgtatattttgaaccaAAATTAACTTAAAAGTAACCAGACATAACTTGAAAGGACTCATTATTCCTCAGTGCTGGAtattaaaaaacattatttcattaattattcatgtatgAGAGTATCATGATATTTATACAAAGACCAGCTAGGATACAATGAAACTACTTAATCGTATATAGCAAACCTTGCAAACTAGACCCAGTTGGACAGTTTTGCCTAaagagcgacacacacacacacacacacacacacacacacacacacacacacacacacacacacacacacacacacacacacacacacacacacacacacaattagagcCAACTTCTCTCTCAAATGGGGCAATAGGCTGACCGTAACCTGCCTGTGACAGTCCCTACCACCCCTcaccattcaccctgcaaagtttggttaggctattaCCCAAGCATCTGGCTTCCATCCATGGGCAAAgacatttcatatatatatatatatatatatatatatatatatatatatatatatatatatatatatatatattagtatattttggtagcagtctttcctgtagacatatattattaaatatgaccgaaaaagtaagattatttattaattaattattaatcaattaatagaattattaatcttactttttcggtcatatttaataataataatatatatatatatatatatatatatatatatatatatatatatatatatatatatatatatatatatatatcaatatatataatat
Coding sequences:
- the qsm gene encoding uncharacterized protein qsm: MRRHYQPIRLLVLVLAAAAASASRVRYSVECGGGSMVVRVPVSGVKQVELDKWGALPGCGARLHHSHYTLTLPLDDTLACGTTRVRNKLTGEELFYHRVAITSSEGRQVVLVKCQVAPNNATHDNIVKRDVLPPEFVEPDYIEITSEVTGTAPIPILGVGVRQDGQLVGGQINVRPGTPLTMEVYLDDTSAGTYGILMSYMEVTDTENKKETIIFNGCSVDPVLFDNFVTTTGDYVSAKFRAFKFPETNYVLFRGTVDICLDRCQGIACSNGQLGFGRRRREVVGQSVDPNKIFEVTMTTFLKLDETLNSTSKAGLTDLAKDMVGQVTKGVAAVERALVDAESSLPWSRSAAGGEPPFQSSEGNEPVFIYYSHNGVHIYTQSLFFVMVAALLVVFGH